The following coding sequences lie in one Miscanthus floridulus cultivar M001 chromosome 9, ASM1932011v1, whole genome shotgun sequence genomic window:
- the LOC136481227 gene encoding uncharacterized protein gives MALDADNILLHIKRTLHSSVRLAYHSASEYPVALGIGMLLLFLHRLCPSLITFLLSSSPVFLLTALLLGALLSYGEPSAPVIGQDQKKSSVESRISITECSVAEEVQNVAVTHMSRSFFESPAVCVEETTSDSMFHDTHRDEDSIVTSVSADTVRCAEASELTKSEVVIVGREERVKETCDKVELQQFFQSSAAEGVSVQVDKTSEGVLLDALCDQRNATSMSTDTVLCAESSGFGKNGIIAEREEEEHAKEICEQVAPPQQSESTVAERCHYEVNNQYQFGELMSSCWQPVTRQDPCSDSESDLTESSSDASITDIIPMLDELNPPVNLGTSHPSSTFRDNLNAGSSDEDEDEDEDEDEDEDEDEDDSEEEDGNLSSDEDGEEEEKRDDESSWKGFVDPNSLDTEKNGNLESLMARRLAKNVLKFELDRRLMDMQAADAVQKMEEASRFRVQVPSISTPRPDPSNDSEDTVELPQVPDSAPSVLLPWRKPFDIPFDQIVDHDSRLQETWTPRSGFSSSQGRKRDSLYVRQSTYMQHHNGIKPEKSEFSRKDAVDNHSESDSEEPLDNNGKLFGSLEPHIGDEIKILSAAISDVCVLEANHGIKEGSTDSVNGTNSFYVQKSLSSASDVNNSISAGNEQSVLCSLSEEHNNIEEHMVEVEEDSMSEVNSLFKCRMEEVLVQSISESGIGQPLTVKLEHELSDTLLHAEPAIPLIEARSVEELNSQFAQLNGEALLAPAASISSCDDDQPIQDGPSEAWPVENGDTEDSSDCSLDKGPVAVKVVEGEGEPKEVLTEDGGLPVVEASSVEEMSSLFRQLEEAAAGPALMRAGSSESEQMFVGQHTGEAETACGVLVPEPAAWDDTNPTYVQLSIDGGDKMKIPGDGEVILDNSPR, from the exons ATGGCACTTGATGCAGACAACATTCTGCTGCACATCAAGAGGACATTGCATTCTTCAGTCAGGCTTGCCTATCATTCTGCTTCTGAGTATCCTGTGGCACTCGGCATCGGCATGCTGCTGCTGTTCCTACACAGACTCTGCCCTTCTCTGATTACTTTCCTGCTGTCTTCGTCCCCGGTCTTCCTGCTAACTGCGCTCCTTCTTGGAGCGCTGTTGAGCTACGGGGAACCAAGTGCTCCAGTGATCGGACAGGACCAGAAAAAATCGTCCGTTGAATCCAGAATATCCATCACTGAATGTTCAGTGGCTGAGGAGGTTCAGAATGTCGCCGTCACCCACATGTCAAGGAGCTTTTTTGAGAGCCCAGCTGTCTGCGTTGAGGAAACAACTTCTGATAGCATGTTCCATGATACCCACCGTGATGAGGACAGTATTGTCACGTCTGTGTCTGCTGATACCGTTCGCTGTGCAGAAGCTTCTGAGCTTACCAAGAGTGAAGTTGTTATTGTGGGAAGAGAGGAGCGTGTCAAGGAAACCTGTGACAAGGTTGAGCTTCAGCAGTTTTTTCAGAGCAGCGCTGCTGAAGGTGTTTCTGTTCAAGTGGACAAAACTTCCGAAGGTGTTCTGCTTGATGCTCTGTGTGATCAACGAAATGCGACATCTATGTCCACCGACACTGTTCTTTGTGCTGAATCTTCTGGGTTTGGCAAGAATGGTATCATTGCTGaaagagaggaagaggagcatGCTAAGGAAATCTGCGAGCAGGTTGCGCCGCCGCAACAGTCTGAGAGCACCGTTGCAGAAAGGTGTCACTATGAAGTGAACAATCAGTATCAGTTCGGTGAACTCATGAGCTCATGTTGGCAACCTGTTACGCGACAGGATCCTTGTTCTGATTCTGAGTCTGACCTTACTGAAAGCTCTTCTGATGCATCGATCACCGACATCATACCGATGCTTGATGAACTGAACCCACCTGTAAACTTGGGGACCAGTCATCCTTCCTCAACCTTCAGAGACAACCTGAACGCCGGCTCatcagatgaagatgaagatgaagatgaagatgaagatgaagatgaagatgaagatgaagatgactcGGAGGAGGAGGATGGTAACCTTAGCTCAGATGaagatggagaagaagaagagaagagagaTGACGAAAGTAGCTGGAAGGGCTTTGTGGATCCAAACTCTTTGGATACTGAAAAGAATGGAAACTTGGAGAGTCTGATGGCGCGGCGACTAGCAAAGAATGTTCTGAAGTTTGAACTTGACAGGAGGCTAATGGACATGCAGGCCGCTGATGCAGTTCAGAAAATGGAGGAGGCATCACGCTTCCGTGTTCAGGTGCCCTCCATTTCTACACCAAGGCCCGATCCTTCAAATGATTCAGAGGATACAGTGGAGTTACCACAGGTTCCTGATTCAGCGCCATCTGTGCTGCTTCCCTGGAGGAAACCGTTTGATATTCCATTTGACCAAATTGTGGACCACGACAGCCGTTTGCAGGAAACTTGGACTCCTCGCTCAGGCTTTTCATCATCACAGGGCAGGAAACGTGACAGCTTGTATGTAAGGCAGTCTACTTATATGCAACATCACAACGGAATAAAGCCAGAGAAGTCTGAATTCAGTAGAAAAGATGCTGTTGACAATCACTCAGAAAGCGATTCTGAGGAACCACTTGACAACAATGGCAAGTTATTTGGCTCACTGGAACCACATATTGGTGATGAGATCAAAATACTAAGCGCGGCAATTTCAGATGTGTGTGTGCTCGAAGCAAATCATGGAATTAAGGAGGGCAGCACTGATTCCGTCAACGGCACAAATTCCTTTTATGTCCAAAAATCACTGTCCAGCGCATCAGATGTGAACAATTCTATTTCTGCAG GTAATGAGCAATCGGTACTTTGTTCTCTATCTGAAGAACACAACAATATTGAGGAACATATggttgaagttgaagaagactccATGAGTGAAGTTAACTCGTTATTCAAGTGCCGCATGGAGGAAGTGCTAGTGCAGTCCATTTCAGAGTCTGGCATAGGCCAACCCTTGACGGTTAAACTTGAGCACGAGCTTAGTGATACTTTATTACACGCAGAACCTGCAATACCTTTGATTGAAGCAAGATCAGTAGAAGAGCTGAATTCACAGTTTGCTCAGCTGAATGGAGAAGCATTATTAGCACCCGCTGCTTCTATCTCCAGTTGTGATGATGATCAGCCGATCCAAGACGGGCCAAGTGAAGCATGGCCTGTGGAAAATGGGGATACTGAAGATTCTTCAGATTGCTCACTTGACAAGGGTCCAGTGGCTGTGAAGGTCGTCGAAGGTGAAGGTGAGCCAAAGGAGGTGCTGACTGAAGATGGTGGGCTTCCTGTTGTAGAAGCAAGCTCGGTTGAGGAGATGAGCTCACTGTTCAGGCAACtggaagaagcagcagcagggCCAGCACTGATGCGTGCTGGTAGCTCAGAGTCAGAGCAGATGTTTGTTGGTCAGCACACTGGAGAGGCAGAGACTGCTTGCGGTGTGCTAGTTCCTGAGCCTGCTGCTTGGGATGATACCAATCCTACTTATGTGCAGTTAAGCATCGACGGCGGTGACAAGATGAAGATTCCTGGAGATGGCGAAGTAATCCTGGATAATTCGCCGAGGTAA